A genomic region of Bactrocera dorsalis isolate Fly_Bdor chromosome 3, ASM2337382v1, whole genome shotgun sequence contains the following coding sequences:
- the LOC105226260 gene encoding uncharacterized protein LOC105226260, producing the protein MKFAMSALFLVVLLFAVSQASALPAAQLNGDNFTHAVASATTASTSVTSTDSQPREVSTDIIPTSSLTGAESNSDCLGMYTQLVTDLASEKQTASNNMSDCVSQGNTHEVCDEKFGPTIREINSRITAENQKLQMCLKQSIFQMIKI; encoded by the exons ATGAAATTCGCAATGAGCGCTCTCTTCTTAGTAGTACTGCTCTTCGCAGTTAGCCag GCAAGCGCCTTACCAGCTGCTCAATTGAACGGTGATAATTTTACCCATGCAGTCGCTTCGGCAACCACCGCCTCTACAAGTGTTACAAGCACGGATTCTCAACCGAGAGAAGTTTCTACCGACATCATCCCAACTAGTAGCCTAACCGGCGCTGAGTCCAATTCCGATTGCTTGGGGATGTACACACAATTAGTTACAGACTTAGCGTCCGAGAAACAAACTGCATCTAACAACATGTCCGATTGCGTGTCTCAAGGAAATACGCATGAGGTTTGCGATGAAAAATTTGGTCCGACCATAAGAGAAATCAATTCCCGTATCACAGCCGAAAaccaaaaattgcaaatgtgtTTGAAACAGTCTATTTTTCaaatgataaaaatttaa
- the LOC125777096 gene encoding uncharacterized protein LOC125777096, with translation MKFATSALSVVVLLFAVSQASILPAEQLDGNDFSECIQKYQSLLTEYSNLEKAARQQMIDCFQDGTQCFKHYAPIMAAINQRMAAVDAKISYCLQHGGDSEPEASTISSNTDSPATEDTTDSSSTSSPSGPVTITDCLNSYQPLIADLTSKEKAAFNQMVDCMTSGNSHALCSNEYEPTVDQINSSIAAIHQKFTTCLEDAESDRA, from the exons ATGAAATTCGCAACGAGCGCTCTCTCCGTGGTAGTACTGCTCTTCGCAGTTAGCCag GCAAGCATCTTACCTGCCGAGCAATTAGATGGCAATGACTTTTCCGAATGCATCCAGAAGTACCAATCACTGCTTACTGAATACTCGAACCTCGAGAAGGCAGCCAGGCAACAAATGATCGACTGTTTCCAAGATGGCACCCAATGCTTTAAGCATTATGCGCCCATTATGGCCGCAATCAACCAACGCATGGCCGCAGTAGATGCAAAAATTAGTTATTGCTTGCAACATGGAGGCGATTCAGAACCCGAAGCCTCTACAATCTCGTCCAATACTGATTCTCCAGCAACAGAAGACACTACCGACTCCAGTTCAACTAGTAGCCCAAGTGGACCTGTGACCATAACTGATTGCTTGAACAGTTACCAACCACTAATTGCTGACTTAACGTCCAAGGAGAAAGCTGCGTTTAACCAGATGGTCGATTGCATGACTTCAGGCAATTCACATGCCCTTTGCTCCAATGAATATGAACCCACTGTAGATCAGATCAACTCCAGTATCGCAGCCATTCACCAAAAATTTACAACATGCTTGGAAGATGCTGAGTCCGATCGTGCTTAA